A window of the Bacillus andreraoultii genome harbors these coding sequences:
- a CDS encoding carbon-nitrogen family hydrolase codes for MKMALVQMDVVFGKPEENFLQVEKYIEEAARQGADTIVLPEMWNTGYALNELWAIADDNGKRTKDLLCRLSKMFAVHIVGGSVATNKAGKFFNTMYVVNREGEIVAEYDKAHLFPLMDEPRHLEEGQTKNIFQLDGTDCGGVICFDIRFPEWIRTHILSGAKLMFIPAQWPKTRVDHWEVLLKARAIENQCFVIAVNRVGKDLNNEYNGHSMVVSPWGDVYFGGEKSEGVFYVEIELDEVDRVRNTIPIFQARRTDLY; via the coding sequence ATGAAAATGGCACTCGTTCAAATGGATGTTGTGTTTGGTAAGCCGGAAGAAAATTTTCTACAAGTAGAAAAGTATATTGAAGAAGCGGCAAGGCAAGGTGCAGATACAATCGTTTTACCAGAGATGTGGAATACGGGTTACGCACTAAATGAACTATGGGCTATAGCGGATGATAACGGGAAACGAACAAAAGATTTGTTGTGTCGTCTATCGAAAATGTTCGCGGTTCATATTGTTGGTGGTTCAGTAGCAACGAACAAAGCGGGGAAATTTTTTAACACGATGTATGTCGTTAATCGTGAGGGGGAGATTGTTGCGGAGTATGATAAAGCCCATTTATTCCCGTTAATGGATGAGCCACGCCATCTCGAGGAAGGTCAGACTAAAAATATTTTTCAATTGGATGGTACCGATTGTGGAGGGGTGATTTGCTTTGATATCCGTTTTCCAGAATGGATTCGAACTCATATACTCAGCGGAGCGAAATTGATGTTTATCCCTGCTCAGTGGCCAAAAACAAGAGTTGACCATTGGGAAGTGTTATTGAAAGCACGTGCCATCGAAAATCAATGTTTCGTCATTGCCGTAAATCGTGTTGGAAAAGATTTAAATAATGAATACAACGGCCATTCAATGGTTGTCTCACCGTGGGGAGATGTGTATTTCGGTGGTGAAAAAAGTGAAGGAGTATTTTATGTAGAAATCGAGCTGGACGAAGTTGACCGCGTTCGTAACACAATCCCAATCTTTCAAGCGAGGAGAACAGATTTGTATTAA
- the proC gene encoding pyrroline-5-carboxylate reductase — protein sequence MNRTVGFIGCGNIAKSIIGGMMRANFIKPEQIIVSNRSLPSLQEVEQTYGILTTTNNLEVARKADFLFLTTTSDMYGPVLEEIRDELKENAILILIAVGETIEKNERRLNRPMKVIKAMPNTPALVGEGITGVAINSFVTPGDQEEIKALFESFGRVEFVNESIMDVVTAVGGSSPAFSYMFIEALADGAVMHGMSRKQAYVFAAQAVLGAAKMLLETEAHPGTLKDNVCSPGGTTIESVARLEEMGLRSAVIEAIKVNIEKAKKIHG from the coding sequence ATGAATCGGACGGTTGGATTTATTGGATGTGGAAATATCGCAAAATCGATCATCGGGGGAATGATGCGAGCAAACTTCATTAAACCGGAGCAAATTATTGTCTCAAATCGTTCATTACCGAGTCTTCAAGAGGTGGAACAAACCTATGGAATCCTAACAACAACGAATAATCTAGAAGTTGCTAGGAAAGCTGATTTCTTATTTTTAACGACGACTTCCGATATGTATGGACCCGTACTGGAAGAAATTCGTGATGAGTTGAAAGAAAATGCCATATTAATTTTAATTGCTGTTGGAGAGACGATTGAGAAAAATGAAAGGCGTTTGAATCGACCAATGAAAGTAATTAAAGCTATGCCAAATACACCGGCACTTGTCGGAGAAGGAATAACTGGTGTGGCAATTAATTCGTTCGTAACACCTGGGGATCAAGAAGAAATTAAAGCTCTATTTGAAAGCTTTGGTCGAGTGGAGTTTGTTAATGAGTCGATTATGGATGTTGTAACGGCAGTGGGAGGTTCCTCACCAGCATTTTCTTATATGTTCATTGAAGCATTAGCAGATGGAGCAGTAATGCACGGGATGTCACGAAAACAAGCATATGTATTCGCTGCTCAAGCTGTTTTAGGTGCAGCAAAAATGCTATTAGAAACGGAGGCACACCCTGGTACACTAAAAGATAATGTTTGCTCACCAGGAGGAACAACAATCGAATCGGTTGCTCGGCTTGAAGAAATGGGCCTCCGCTCTGCCGTCATCGAAGCCATTAAAGTAAATATTGAAAAGGCAAAGAAAATACATGGATAA
- a CDS encoding dicarboxylate/amino acid:cation symporter has translation MKKRFGLLPRIIAAIILGVLLGNVVPEWFVRTFATFNGIFGNFLNFAIPFIIIGFIVPGIAHLGKGAGKLLGISTVIAYVSTILAGLLAFFVGSVLLPSLVAGNTLQTAENPEKFLQSAFFVVEMPPIMDVMSALILSFIIGVGIASTKGDTLEKAFDEFQIIIEKFINVAIIPLLPFHIFGIFMNMTFGGQVQNILFVFAKVFVLVIVLHITILLFQYTVAGTLSRKNPFGLLKTMLPAYFTAMGTQSSSATIPVTLQSVKKTGIRAKIGDFCIPLFATIHLSGSTITLVICSLGVLLLNGGHPTFVSYFPFILMLGVTMVAAPGVPGGAVMAALGIMKSMLGFDQTMLSLMIALYLAQDSFGTATNVTGDGALSMIVDRFMGKEKTTIEVQEEVI, from the coding sequence ATGAAAAAGAGATTTGGACTTTTGCCCAGAATTATTGCTGCTATTATTTTAGGTGTTCTACTCGGAAATGTTGTTCCTGAATGGTTTGTGAGAACTTTTGCTACATTTAATGGGATCTTTGGAAACTTCTTAAATTTTGCTATTCCTTTCATTATTATTGGATTCATTGTTCCTGGGATTGCTCACTTAGGAAAAGGGGCAGGTAAGTTACTCGGAATATCTACTGTTATCGCCTATGTTTCTACGATTCTTGCTGGTTTACTTGCTTTCTTTGTTGGAAGTGTGTTGTTACCAAGTCTTGTCGCTGGAAATACGTTGCAAACGGCTGAAAATCCAGAGAAGTTTTTACAATCAGCGTTTTTTGTTGTTGAAATGCCTCCTATTATGGATGTGATGAGTGCACTTATCTTATCATTTATTATTGGCGTTGGGATTGCTTCCACTAAGGGAGATACACTTGAAAAGGCGTTTGATGAGTTTCAAATTATTATCGAAAAGTTTATTAATGTTGCGATTATTCCGTTATTACCATTTCATATATTTGGGATTTTTATGAACATGACTTTTGGCGGTCAAGTACAAAATATTTTATTTGTCTTTGCTAAAGTTTTTGTCCTTGTCATAGTGTTGCATATTACCATTTTACTCTTTCAATATACAGTGGCAGGAACGCTTTCAAGGAAAAACCCATTTGGCTTACTCAAGACAATGTTGCCAGCATATTTTACCGCAATGGGAACACAGTCTTCATCTGCAACTATTCCAGTAACATTACAATCGGTGAAAAAGACAGGAATTCGGGCTAAAATTGGCGATTTTTGTATTCCATTATTTGCAACAATTCACTTATCTGGAAGTACCATTACTTTAGTAATCTGTTCATTAGGTGTGTTGTTATTAAATGGGGGTCACCCAACATTCGTTTCTTATTTTCCGTTTATTTTAATGTTAGGCGTAACAATGGTAGCTGCACCTGGAGTACCTGGGGGAGCGGTCATGGCAGCTTTAGGTATTATGAAATCGATGCTTGGTTTTGACCAAACGATGCTCTCTTTAATGATTGCTTTATATTTAGCACAAGATAGTTTTGGAACAGCGACGAATGTAACAGGTGATGGTGCGTTAAGCATGATTGTCGATCGGTTTATGGGTAAAGAAAAGACAACGATTGAAGTGCAAGAGGAAGTCATTTAA